From a region of the candidate division WOR-3 bacterium genome:
- the grpE gene encoding nucleotide exchange factor GrpE: protein MTAVRTFVLLLVAVAIALSAQAPTERLTDVVLVIDNSGSVPASTAAAVAEFADSLDAQCRLAVVAFGSEARLIVPWTVMADSSRDGVSAAILKGLKSKGLKFADGYTDVNPGLMMSDSLLAAARPMANRVIVLLTDGWLDVPGGARATDSAAAVLLEQTAPRLRRTASRVLVTGLAGAEGANTSLLADLARAAGGHMSSAPDLATLRDRLRMLARTLVTTSNQPSRSSRGIPLWIPIVGGLLLACLVTAFVVRFVAGPREGRAETRSAADVAREGQTAGELADTASAVAETMDAAREKMRDLGASIWRFGVEGGEVTREARSRYHAVANGLFTLLDNLELTETRGGMNSELARELRVARRTIEDVGIEEIRVEMGRPFVHLQHNILEKRPDSSPTGTVLSVARKGYCIRGGSPEELEVLRPADVIVSAGQEKVAPAA from the coding sequence ATGACCGCCGTGCGCACGTTCGTACTGCTGTTGGTAGCCGTAGCGATCGCTCTCTCAGCGCAGGCTCCGACCGAGAGACTGACCGATGTTGTGCTAGTGATTGACAACTCCGGCTCCGTACCGGCGTCAACCGCGGCGGCAGTGGCGGAGTTTGCTGACTCCCTTGATGCGCAATGCCGACTTGCAGTCGTGGCCTTCGGGTCAGAGGCCAGACTGATAGTACCGTGGACCGTCATGGCCGACTCTAGCCGTGATGGCGTCAGCGCAGCGATACTGAAGGGTCTCAAATCCAAAGGTCTCAAGTTCGCAGACGGCTATACTGACGTGAATCCTGGGCTGATGATGTCCGACTCGCTGCTCGCCGCTGCTCGCCCGATGGCCAACAGAGTCATCGTTCTGCTCACCGACGGCTGGCTTGATGTCCCGGGGGGAGCTAGGGCAACAGACTCGGCAGCGGCCGTCCTCCTTGAACAGACGGCCCCGCGTCTGCGCCGGACAGCATCCCGGGTGCTAGTAACCGGGCTCGCCGGCGCAGAGGGCGCTAACACGTCACTGCTTGCAGACTTGGCGCGAGCCGCAGGCGGTCACATGTCCAGTGCCCCTGATCTAGCCACACTCCGCGATAGACTTCGGATGCTCGCTCGCACTCTAGTGACCACATCCAACCAACCGTCTCGCTCGTCCCGGGGTATCCCCCTCTGGATTCCCATCGTTGGGGGGTTGCTTCTGGCATGCTTGGTCACAGCTTTCGTTGTGCGGTTCGTTGCTGGACCACGAGAGGGGCGCGCTGAAACTCGATCCGCTGCTGACGTCGCCCGAGAAGGGCAGACCGCCGGCGAGCTGGCTGACACGGCGTCGGCTGTTGCGGAAACGATGGACGCTGCGCGTGAGAAGATGCGAGACCTAGGGGCGAGCATCTGGCGCTTCGGAGTGGAAGGCGGCGAGGTCACAAGGGAGGCCCGCTCGCGCTACCACGCAGTTGCGAACGGCCTGTTCACGCTCTTAGACAACCTCGAACTGACCGAGACGCGCGGTGGCATGAACAGCGAGCTTGCGAGGGAACTGCGCGTCGCACGACGGACGATCGAAGACGTAGGAATCGAGGAAATCCGCGTGGAGATGGGTCGGCCGTTCGTCCATCTGCAACACAACATCTTGGAGAAGCGCCCAGATTCATCACCGACGGGCACGGTGCTGTCTGTAGCCCGCAAAGGCTACTGCATCAGAGGTGGCTCGCCTGAAGAACTTGAAGTGCTACGCCCAGCGGACGTAATTGTCAGTGCAGGCCAGGAGAAGGTGGCTCCCGCCGCTTGA
- a CDS encoding tetratricopeptide repeat protein: MSAAVALLLADERYEEALGLPLRPTRADIRRAHMRLLVENKSHPETITALNRAETVLAHEGVAEVAARLAKIGQSLSRDGQKEHSLLYLRAAVELRATAIDFHWLGSTLVQLGKPEEAIPFLEKAVAMRDNPQDQEWLDDARAEIETRSCWFCGQHPPDAAATVPVSMHKVTSKTPIYRGTQYGTHYQWRKSTVAVPRCPACQKEHVHGYDSVNKAGYIGLAIGIVFGVAAFFVNAWLGVIAIQAGPVVGLLVARTIAKDNMPPITSKSISEKSHFPAVKRLLADGWQFGDKPPGL, encoded by the coding sequence GTGTCAGCCGCTGTTGCTCTGTTGCTCGCCGACGAACGCTACGAGGAGGCTTTGGGACTGCCCTTGCGGCCAACGCGAGCCGACATTAGGCGGGCGCACATGCGCCTACTGGTCGAGAACAAGTCACATCCGGAGACCATCACTGCACTCAACCGCGCCGAGACTGTTCTTGCGCACGAGGGTGTCGCAGAAGTCGCGGCGCGGCTTGCCAAGATCGGTCAGAGCTTGTCCCGGGACGGACAGAAAGAACACTCGCTTCTGTATCTCCGCGCCGCCGTAGAGCTGCGAGCCACAGCCATAGACTTTCATTGGCTGGGGAGTACGCTCGTTCAGTTGGGAAAACCAGAAGAGGCGATTCCGTTTTTGGAGAAGGCTGTCGCGATGCGTGACAACCCGCAAGATCAAGAGTGGCTCGATGACGCGCGAGCCGAGATCGAGACCAGAAGCTGCTGGTTCTGCGGGCAGCACCCGCCTGACGCTGCTGCGACCGTCCCAGTGTCAATGCATAAGGTAACGAGCAAGACGCCCATCTATAGGGGAACGCAATACGGGACGCACTACCAATGGAGGAAGTCCACCGTCGCAGTACCACGGTGTCCCGCCTGCCAGAAGGAGCACGTTCATGGCTATGACTCCGTCAACAAGGCGGGATACATCGGCTTGGCCATCGGCATCGTGTTTGGTGTTGCAGCGTTCTTCGTCAATGCATGGCTAGGAGTCATCGCCATCCAAGCAGGTCCTGTTGTTGGCCTGCTGGTCGCCCGCACAATTGCCAAAGACAACATGCCGCCAATCACCAGCAAGTCGATATCGGAAAAGAGCCACTTTCCGGCAGTGAAACGGCTCCTCGCGGACGGATGGCAGTTCGGCGACAAACCGCCTGGGCTCTAG
- a CDS encoding AAA family ATPase, whose product MSGRIDLDGTHRGLLECVTDVHVDARRAFESARASGGLCYATIRAHGRACGCIIDDVRTGTRTRLQIDRYKLRCLAVETTDRVSVEFSSPSKARRVQLNVPVDFSDKEREGIMGKPITDGEETAFFTFTGEPRPVVVVRTDPKGVCAITADTQVTTKPEAVVQTPLGYHDIGGLGREIARVREIVEYPLRFPQVLQRMGITPPRGIILHGPPGTGKTLIAKALASQIKANFYCVSGPELFTSMYGKTEENVRGIFDEAENHAPAIVVVDELDSLVPKRESAHGDLEQRVVATFLAQMDGLKQKKGPVVVIGTTNRIDAIDPALRRGGRFEHEIQIGVPDPSGRREILLIHTRGMPLSPEVDLASVAERAVGYVGADLASLCREAAYDALRRVMPVAGMEELKEVPADTQVTQADFNQALATVSPSAMREFMIEIPHVSWDEVGGLDNVKRLLVENITYAMTKREAFEAADVKPAKGILLYGPPGTGKTLLAKAAAAECGANFIFVKGPEIRSKWYGESEHRVRFIFSKARQNAPCVVFFDEIDAVAAARSEGLGSYGERADATVVNQILSEIDGAESADGVFVIGATNRPDILDPALLRPGRFDYQVEVPLPDAGARKAVLNVHLKRKPLADDVRVDRLVAITEGFSGAELAEVCREAAFSALRDNKFAPRGIVVKMAHLTAAIARVQEGTKKLKPKRIGFGAEKKENS is encoded by the coding sequence GTGTCGGGTCGCATAGACCTGGACGGCACGCACCGCGGCCTGCTGGAATGCGTGACCGACGTGCACGTAGACGCGCGCAGAGCTTTCGAATCCGCTCGCGCAAGTGGCGGCCTCTGCTACGCCACCATCCGGGCTCACGGCCGCGCCTGCGGCTGCATCATTGACGACGTAAGAACGGGCACGCGGACCCGCCTGCAGATTGACAGATACAAGCTACGCTGTCTCGCTGTCGAGACTACGGACCGCGTGTCGGTTGAGTTCTCGTCCCCGAGCAAGGCCCGCAGAGTACAACTGAACGTACCGGTAGACTTCAGCGACAAGGAACGCGAAGGGATAATGGGCAAGCCTATCACCGATGGCGAGGAGACTGCCTTCTTCACTTTCACAGGGGAGCCGAGACCGGTCGTGGTGGTACGCACCGATCCAAAGGGGGTCTGCGCCATTACCGCTGACACGCAGGTCACTACGAAGCCAGAGGCGGTCGTGCAGACTCCCCTGGGCTATCACGACATCGGCGGCCTGGGCCGTGAAATCGCGAGAGTTCGCGAGATCGTGGAGTATCCACTGCGGTTTCCACAAGTCCTCCAGCGCATGGGGATTACGCCGCCGCGCGGCATCATCCTCCATGGTCCGCCCGGAACCGGAAAGACGCTGATTGCCAAGGCTCTTGCCAGCCAGATCAAGGCCAACTTCTACTGCGTGAGCGGGCCGGAGTTGTTCACGTCGATGTACGGCAAGACGGAAGAGAACGTTCGCGGTATCTTCGACGAAGCCGAGAACCACGCACCAGCCATCGTAGTCGTCGACGAACTCGACTCCCTGGTCCCAAAGCGCGAGTCTGCGCACGGTGACCTTGAGCAGCGGGTTGTTGCGACTTTCCTTGCTCAAATGGACGGTCTGAAGCAGAAGAAGGGGCCTGTCGTGGTTATCGGCACTACGAACCGCATCGACGCGATCGACCCCGCGCTCAGACGGGGAGGGCGGTTCGAACACGAGATCCAGATTGGAGTTCCGGACCCCTCGGGGCGCCGGGAGATTCTGCTCATACACACGCGTGGCATGCCCCTGTCACCTGAGGTCGACTTGGCGTCGGTGGCAGAGCGTGCCGTCGGCTACGTTGGGGCTGACCTGGCCTCTCTGTGCCGTGAGGCGGCGTATGACGCACTCCGGCGCGTGATGCCCGTGGCCGGTATGGAGGAACTCAAGGAAGTCCCGGCCGACACGCAGGTGACACAGGCTGACTTCAACCAGGCGCTGGCCACAGTCTCGCCATCCGCAATGCGCGAGTTCATGATTGAAATCCCGCACGTGAGTTGGGACGAAGTCGGCGGGCTCGACAACGTGAAACGACTCCTGGTCGAGAACATCACCTACGCGATGACCAAGCGTGAGGCTTTCGAGGCCGCCGATGTGAAGCCCGCCAAGGGCATCCTTCTGTACGGCCCACCGGGGACAGGAAAGACCCTGCTCGCCAAGGCCGCGGCAGCCGAGTGCGGTGCCAACTTCATTTTCGTCAAAGGCCCGGAAATCCGCTCCAAGTGGTACGGAGAATCTGAACACCGTGTCCGGTTCATCTTCTCCAAAGCCCGGCAGAACGCCCCCTGCGTGGTCTTCTTCGATGAGATTGACGCGGTGGCCGCCGCAAGGTCGGAGGGACTCGGCAGCTACGGCGAACGCGCGGACGCCACGGTGGTCAACCAGATTCTGTCCGAGATAGACGGCGCCGAGTCTGCGGACGGCGTGTTCGTCATCGGGGCCACCAACCGACCGGACATCCTCGACCCCGCGCTGCTTCGGCCCGGCAGATTCGACTACCAAGTTGAAGTCCCACTGCCGGACGCCGGAGCGCGCAAGGCCGTCTTGAACGTACACCTGAAGCGCAAACCGCTGGCGGACGACGTGCGTGTCGACCGGCTTGTGGCCATCACGGAAGGCTTCTCCGGGGCCGAGTTGGCCGAGGTATGCCGCGAGGCCGCATTCTCCGCCCTGCGTGACAACAAGTTCGCGCCGCGCGGGATTGTGGTGAAAATGGCTCACCTCACTGCGGCTATTGCCAGAGTTCAGGAAGGAACCAAGAAGCTGAAGCCAAAGCGCATCGGCTTCGGGGCAGAGAAGAAGGAGAACTCATGA
- a CDS encoding NAD-dependent deacylase, with translation MKTETTTTEDIALVRERVARAKNIMVISGAGISAESGVPTFRDDRGLWREFNPLDYATREAFKRDPVKVWKWYDERRGNMAQARPNPGHLALAALEKPGRRVFVVTQNVDDLHEQAGSKEVVRIHGSLWHTRCERDGTVLENRETPLSEIPPLCMCGNVLRPDIVWFGENLPRQPVEQIHHYFLEGRIDLCFVIGTEASFGYILQWALLAHEAAAMLVDVNPRDTGLGSIVDVHFKEKAGELLPRLIS, from the coding sequence ATGAAGACCGAAACGACCACGACTGAGGACATCGCGCTGGTGCGCGAGCGGGTGGCCAGGGCGAAAAACATCATGGTCATCTCCGGCGCGGGCATTTCGGCCGAGTCCGGCGTCCCGACGTTCCGCGACGACCGGGGACTATGGAGGGAGTTCAACCCGCTCGACTACGCGACCCGCGAGGCTTTCAAGCGCGACCCGGTGAAGGTCTGGAAGTGGTATGATGAGCGCCGGGGCAACATGGCGCAGGCGAGGCCGAACCCGGGACACCTGGCACTGGCTGCGCTGGAGAAGCCGGGCAGGCGGGTGTTCGTCGTGACCCAGAACGTTGATGACCTGCACGAGCAGGCCGGTTCGAAGGAAGTGGTGCGCATCCACGGCTCGCTCTGGCACACGCGGTGCGAGCGCGACGGCACCGTTCTCGAGAACCGCGAAACACCGCTTTCGGAAATCCCGCCATTGTGTATGTGCGGCAATGTCTTGCGGCCGGACATTGTCTGGTTCGGCGAGAACCTGCCGCGGCAGCCGGTCGAGCAAATCCACCACTATTTCCTTGAGGGCCGGATTGACCTTTGCTTCGTCATCGGCACGGAGGCGTCGTTCGGGTATATCCTGCAGTGGGCGCTGCTCGCGCACGAGGCCGCGGCCATGCTCGTTGACGTGAATCCGCGCGATACCGGGTTGGGTTCGATTGTGGACGTACATTTCAAGGAGAAGGCAGGAGAGTTGCTGCCGAGGCTGATTAGCTGA
- a CDS encoding tetratricopeptide repeat protein, which translates to MDGKSLQEKLRTRGGMAVVLAAVAFVSLALYLPAARFGFVWDDNSLIAGNSLLAHSRPADIFSRGFWAGSPEPAAGSGAAYYRPLVTLSFWLDQALSRNNAHWFHVVNLLLYALAAAAVTLVLWELLHSGVWALIGGMLFAAHPSHVESVAFVSGRTDIMLTLFVGVASFSLLRSFRKHNRWWWFVVLPAFGLALLSKETAVLFPLLIALAPFLLGVRFDRRYWLLTLAAVAILAGYLLLRAVAVPVPIPVERGVGIWGRLAAVANTLGLYIRMFFWPFEHRAKYPASDAFLVPTQHLLFALLFIVSVPLLALKRRFTATLWGYAWTLAFLLPVSNIASIGPLAAERLLCLPSAGMVMVLVIALSRLLTFRVKTRKVVGFALAAVIVVLGADAMARTRIWRSNETLFTAMVREAPDAPSAYANLGDAIAGLRPDSALALYNHALRLDQGFVHAYIHAGMLLSEKGDHRQAIHNLRLANELEPNSELAVNVLGLAFVAAGQAESALATFDRAISVHPGSALLHLNRSNALVAVGRAGEAEAELHRSLALDSTLPSARLQLAERLKLRGRYDSAAAMVQAVVDDYPTARYFNQLGSLLVAAGDSDRAEGIYRSALRLDSTYVPTLYNLAVLTAAKGESVAARVLAERALRLRPDLQAVKELCDHLAPDSSPPVPGP; encoded by the coding sequence ATGGACGGCAAATCCCTCCAGGAGAAGCTGCGCACCCGGGGCGGCATGGCCGTCGTGTTGGCCGCGGTCGCCTTCGTTTCGCTTGCTCTCTATCTGCCGGCTGCGCGGTTCGGCTTCGTTTGGGACGATAACTCGCTTATCGCCGGCAACTCGCTGCTGGCTCATTCCCGGCCGGCTGACATCTTCTCGCGCGGATTCTGGGCCGGCAGTCCGGAGCCGGCTGCCGGGTCGGGCGCCGCCTACTACCGGCCGCTGGTAACCCTGAGCTTCTGGCTGGACCAGGCCCTGTCCCGCAACAACGCGCACTGGTTCCATGTCGTCAACCTGCTGCTCTACGCACTGGCTGCCGCCGCGGTGACCCTGGTGCTGTGGGAGTTGCTTCATTCGGGAGTCTGGGCACTGATCGGCGGCATGCTCTTTGCCGCCCATCCGTCGCACGTTGAGTCAGTCGCGTTCGTATCGGGACGAACCGACATCATGCTGACCCTGTTCGTGGGGGTAGCCTCCTTCTCCCTGCTTCGGTCCTTCCGCAAGCACAACCGCTGGTGGTGGTTTGTGGTTCTGCCTGCATTCGGCCTTGCCCTGCTGAGCAAGGAAACGGCAGTGCTCTTCCCGCTGCTCATCGCGCTTGCCCCGTTCCTGTTGGGCGTCAGGTTCGACCGGCGCTACTGGCTGCTGACCCTGGCGGCGGTGGCGATTCTTGCCGGCTACCTGCTGCTGCGGGCCGTCGCGGTTCCGGTGCCCATCCCGGTCGAGCGCGGAGTCGGAATCTGGGGCAGGCTCGCGGCCGTCGCCAACACCCTGGGGCTCTACATCAGGATGTTCTTCTGGCCGTTCGAGCACCGCGCCAAGTACCCGGCCAGTGACGCGTTCCTCGTCCCGACCCAGCATCTGCTCTTCGCCCTGCTCTTCATCGTCTCGGTTCCGCTCCTCGCGCTGAAGCGGCGGTTCACGGCCACGCTCTGGGGCTACGCCTGGACCCTGGCCTTCCTGCTGCCGGTCTCCAACATCGCTTCCATCGGCCCGCTGGCCGCGGAACGGCTGCTCTGCCTGCCCTCGGCCGGCATGGTGATGGTGCTGGTGATTGCACTCTCGCGCCTGCTCACTTTCCGGGTCAAGACGCGGAAAGTGGTCGGCTTCGCGCTCGCCGCGGTTATCGTGGTGCTCGGCGCCGATGCGATGGCACGCACCCGGATCTGGAGAAGCAACGAGACGCTCTTCACGGCGATGGTCCGCGAAGCGCCGGACGCGCCCAGCGCCTACGCGAACCTTGGTGACGCGATTGCCGGGCTCCGGCCGGATTCCGCGCTCGCGCTGTACAACCACGCGCTCCGGCTCGACCAGGGTTTCGTCCATGCCTACATACACGCCGGGATGCTGCTCAGCGAGAAGGGTGACCACCGCCAGGCAATTCACAATCTGCGCCTTGCCAACGAACTGGAGCCTAACTCGGAACTCGCCGTCAACGTACTGGGACTGGCATTTGTCGCCGCCGGTCAGGCCGAGAGCGCCCTGGCTACCTTCGACCGCGCCATCTCCGTCCATCCCGGCTCGGCCCTGCTCCACCTCAACCGCTCCAATGCGCTCGTTGCAGTCGGACGAGCGGGAGAGGCAGAAGCAGAACTGCACCGCTCCCTGGCGCTGGACAGCACGCTGCCATCGGCGCGGCTGCAGCTCGCCGAGCGGCTGAAGCTGCGCGGGCGGTACGATAGCGCCGCAGCAATGGTCCAGGCCGTGGTCGACGACTATCCGACTGCCCGGTACTTCAACCAGCTGGGCAGCCTGCTGGTCGCCGCCGGCGACTCCGACCGGGCGGAAGGGATCTACCGGTCAGCCCTGCGGCTGGACTCAACGTACGTGCCGACCTTGTACAACCTGGCAGTACTCACTGCTGCGAAAGGCGAATCGGTCGCGGCCCGCGTCCTGGCTGAACGGGCGCTCCGCCTGCGGCCCGACCTCCAGGCAGTCAAGGAACTCTGCGACCACCTGGCGCCGGATTCATCACCCCCGGTCCCAGGTCCCTAG